From one Triticum urartu cultivar G1812 chromosome 3, Tu2.1, whole genome shotgun sequence genomic stretch:
- the LOC125546442 gene encoding fatty acyl-CoA reductase 3-like, translating to MHEDFGLDSAQLRALCKDIDIIVNGAATTNFSERYDAAFDVNVLGAKNVCAFTNKCTKLKMLLHVSTAYVAGEQEGLIPEKPFLMGETLRVGTHLDIESEINLIKEARRELRANCSTEKAEKKTMKELGLKRARHFGWPNTYVFTKAMGEMIMGHLRGRFLVVIIRPSIITSTLKEPFPGWMEGIRTIDSVMIGYAKQILPFFIGDLDLIIDVIPGDIVVNAMMVAMAAQLKDQQPQTIYHVTSSLRNPAPSALVVESMHRYFFENPLCKGRNGEHVRMKKMRFFSTLAQLRFYTALVYKLPLQMLGLLNIALCGVFSRYYNKLACLFDDTNLERLRMAMNTDQNNNGSYYLDFDPKSVDWDDYFYRVHIPGVVKYTCH from the exons ATGCATGAGGACTTTGGACTAGATAGTGCCCAGCTGAGAGCTTTGTGCAAGGACATAGACATCATCGTTAACGGTGCTGCAACTACGAATTTCTCTGAAAG ATATGACGCGGCTTTCGACGTGAATGTCTTGGGAGCGAAGAACGTCTGCGCATTCACAAACAAGTGTACTAAGCTCAAGATGTTACTTCATGTTTCAACTG CCTACGTAGCTGGTGAACAAGAGGGGTTAATACCAGAGAAGCCATTCTTGATGGGTGAGACACTAAGGGTGGGTACACATCTAGACATCGAATCAGAGATAAATCTTATTAAAGAGGCCAGAAGAGAACTAAGGGCCAACTGTTCCACAGAGAAAGCTGAGAAGAAAACAATGAAAGAGCTTGGCCTCAAGAG GGCACGACACTTTGGGTGGCCAAACACCTATGTCTTCACAAAGGCAATGGGGGAGATGATTATGGGACACCTGCGGGGGCGCTTTCTGGTGGTCATCATCCGCCCGAGCATCATAACGAGTACACTCAAGGAGCCATTTCCTGGATGGATGGAAGGAATCAG aacAATTGACTCGGTGATGATCGGCTATGCCAAGCAGATCTTGCCATTCTTCATCGGCGACCTTGATTTAATAATAGACGTG ATTCCGGGGGACATTGTGGTGAACGCTATGATGGTTGCCATGGCAGCACAGTTAAAGGATCAACAACCGCAGACCATCTACCATGTAACTTCCTCTTTACGCAACCCAGCACCCTCCGCCCTTGTTGTGGAATCAATGCACCGTTACTTCTTCGAAAATCCGTTGTGCAAAGGAAGGAATGGCGAGCATGTCCGGATGAAGAAGATGAGGTTCTTCAGCACGCTCGCACAGTTGAGATTTTACACCGCCCTCGTGTACAAGCTTCCGCTCCAG ATGCTTGGCCTGCTGAACATTGCCCTTTGTGGTGTTTTCTCACGGTACTACaacaagcttgcatgcct CTTTGATGACACAAACTTGGAGAGGCTAAGGATGGCAATGAACACGGATCAAAATAACAATGGGTCCTATTACTTGGACTTTGACCCCAAGTCCGTTGACTGGGACGACTATTTCTACCGTGTTCACATCCCCGGTGTGGTCAAGTATACATGTCATTGA